The following are encoded in a window of Flavobacterium cupriresistens genomic DNA:
- a CDS encoding Crp/Fnr family transcriptional regulator gives MIQFLKSLQLLSDTELQKLEGITKTKFLKKKEYFIKEGAICTELVLIKSGILRSYYSNIEGKETTKCIAFENELTTAYSSFITQEATYENIQALCDTELIILERDALYSLYADSFEWQNLGRRLTEQHYIDQENRTISFQKQTAKERYEILAANHSKYIKFIPLKHLSSFLGISPRHLSRLRNGT, from the coding sequence TTGATACAATTTCTAAAATCTTTGCAATTACTTTCTGATACTGAACTTCAAAAATTAGAGGGTATCACCAAAACAAAATTCTTAAAAAAGAAGGAGTACTTCATTAAAGAGGGTGCAATATGTACTGAACTAGTGCTAATTAAAAGTGGTATTTTAAGGTCCTATTATAGTAATATTGAAGGGAAAGAAACGACTAAATGTATTGCATTTGAAAATGAATTAACTACTGCTTATTCAAGTTTTATAACACAAGAAGCAACTTATGAAAATATCCAGGCATTATGTGATACAGAACTAATCATTCTGGAAAGAGATGCGTTATATTCTTTATACGCGGATAGTTTTGAATGGCAAAATTTAGGCAGGAGGCTAACCGAACAGCACTATATTGATCAGGAAAACAGAACGATCTCCTTTCAAAAACAAACTGCTAAGGAGCGCTATGAAATACTAGCAGCAAACCATTCAAAATATATCAAATTCATTCCGTTAAAACACCTCTCTTCTTTTTTAGGTATTTCTCCAAGGCATTTAAGCAGGTTGCGCAACGGCACTTAA
- a CDS encoding alpha/beta fold hydrolase: MTATTDFNLSTEAKEPFKVDPTLKPVFERHTAKIKGGIQYIDEGNGIPVLFVHGALSNANTWRKVIPILSQNYRCIAIDLPLGGNYLAVADNVDLTPIGIAMLLNEFLEYLGINEIIVVSNDTGGAYVQIFASLFPEKVSKLVFSNCEVLAIFPPAKFAYLKYAVRVPGFTFLLSRVFSLKFLLKKDLIMGLLSLKVTDQELSNLYLNNFISDKGVRANFASATKAWSPKYTIEAAQKLRTFEKPVLILWGNQDFKLFPLKLGENLKAVFPNAKLVEIANARTYIQEDQPDRTIEEIVQFIDYR; encoded by the coding sequence ATGACAGCAACCACAGATTTCAATTTATCAACTGAAGCTAAGGAACCTTTTAAAGTTGATCCGACGTTAAAGCCAGTCTTCGAAAGACATACTGCAAAAATTAAAGGAGGTATTCAATACATTGATGAAGGAAATGGGATTCCGGTTTTATTTGTTCACGGTGCCTTATCTAATGCCAATACCTGGAGGAAAGTTATTCCAATTCTAAGTCAAAATTACAGATGTATTGCCATTGACTTGCCTCTTGGAGGGAATTATTTAGCGGTAGCAGACAATGTTGATTTAACACCAATTGGAATTGCTATGTTACTCAATGAATTTCTGGAATATCTTGGTATCAACGAAATTATTGTAGTTTCAAATGATACGGGGGGTGCCTATGTGCAGATTTTTGCTTCACTTTTTCCTGAAAAAGTATCGAAACTGGTGTTTTCAAATTGTGAAGTCCTTGCTATTTTTCCGCCTGCGAAGTTTGCATATCTAAAATACGCCGTGAGAGTTCCGGGTTTTACTTTTTTGTTAAGTCGTGTCTTTTCTTTAAAATTTTTGCTGAAAAAGGATTTGATTATGGGATTGTTATCTTTAAAAGTAACAGATCAGGAATTATCAAATTTATACTTAAATAATTTTATTAGCGATAAAGGAGTCAGAGCTAATTTTGCAAGTGCTACCAAAGCGTGGTCTCCAAAATATACCATCGAAGCCGCTCAGAAATTGCGAACCTTCGAAAAACCGGTGTTGATACTTTGGGGGAATCAGGATTTCAAACTTTTTCCCTTAAAATTAGGAGAAAATTTAAAAGCTGTTTTCCCAAATGCAAAACTTGTGGAAATTGCTAACGCGAGAACCTATATTCAGGAAGATCAACCGGATCGAACAATTGAGGAGATTGTGCAGTTTATTGATTATAGATAA
- a CDS encoding pyridoxal phosphate-dependent aminotransferase, translating to MENNRRDWLKKISVGVVGLGLVPFETFALPTDHFPEKESKDTPVRLSSNENPYGPSKAAKTAMIESITLSNRYGWELSSELVNLLGVKNKVNLNNILISAGSTEILDLVSQFAALQKGNLVIADPSYGYWTDTAEKLGLTKIKVPLTADKKIDLPKMLSSITADTKLVYICNPNNPTGTICERNDLIQFISQASKNSIVLVDEAYIDFTDQESVSHLVLENKNVIIAKTFSKVYGLAGARIGYAIANSSTIEKLSELQTWANGAVSVVSTAAAIASLKDENFVNETKALNQKTRDYTIAELEKLNISCIHSNSNFIYFSLKNYKKDFFHQLEVNNIIGTKIYEEEGKWSRITIGKKEEMQKFIASLQ from the coding sequence ATGGAAAATAATAGACGCGACTGGTTAAAAAAAATTAGTGTTGGTGTTGTTGGACTTGGACTCGTTCCGTTTGAAACATTTGCTTTACCCACAGATCATTTTCCTGAAAAAGAAAGCAAAGACACTCCTGTTAGATTAAGTTCAAACGAAAACCCTTATGGCCCGTCTAAAGCCGCAAAAACAGCCATGATCGAAAGCATAACTTTAAGCAACAGATACGGTTGGGAGCTTTCATCCGAATTAGTCAATTTATTAGGAGTAAAAAACAAGGTGAACCTCAACAATATTTTAATTAGCGCAGGTTCAACTGAAATTTTAGATTTAGTAAGCCAATTTGCAGCCTTACAAAAAGGCAATCTTGTTATTGCAGACCCAAGTTACGGATATTGGACGGATACTGCCGAAAAATTAGGGCTAACCAAAATCAAAGTTCCATTAACAGCAGACAAAAAAATTGATCTTCCTAAAATGCTAAGTTCAATTACTGCTGACACAAAGTTGGTTTATATCTGTAATCCAAACAATCCAACGGGAACCATTTGCGAAAGAAACGATTTAATACAATTCATATCTCAGGCCTCTAAAAACTCCATTGTTTTAGTCGATGAAGCCTATATTGATTTTACTGACCAAGAATCGGTAAGTCACTTGGTACTTGAAAATAAAAATGTAATAATTGCCAAAACTTTCTCAAAAGTATACGGATTAGCAGGCGCAAGAATAGGGTATGCCATTGCCAATTCGAGTACAATTGAAAAACTGAGCGAACTCCAAACCTGGGCTAATGGAGCTGTTAGCGTTGTTTCAACAGCAGCGGCGATAGCATCATTAAAAGATGAAAATTTTGTAAACGAAACAAAAGCATTAAATCAGAAAACCAGAGATTATACCATTGCGGAGTTAGAGAAATTAAACATTTCGTGTATTCACTCGAATTCCAATTTTATTTATTTCTCTTTAAAAAATTATAAAAAAGATTTTTTTCACCAGTTAGAAGTCAATAATATAATCGGTACCAAAATTTACGAAGAGGAGGGGAAGTGGTCCAGAATTACGATTGGCAAAAAGGAAGAAATGCAAAAATTTATCGCTTCATTGCAATAA
- a CDS encoding PQQ-binding-like beta-propeller repeat protein: MKKKLITLLFVFTVVNLFGQTPTAATLGKTDPSDTKNDKVFNKAINPLKKVPLYENSILIHDYDGILFSFDLDSEQIIWTVKATDSHAEMCANKITLLDGVLYVPFINGEIFAIDNETGAIFWKSRLGNITDQVVLKDQTPIINNGQLYITAQNQDQSSNIYALDIKNGSLIWTYKFDTPNNDIPVLFFDNKVFAQSASNFYCFDANTGKVLYQKTFEKAVDGKPVTDGENVFTANEEGILFALSPNKPDVLWQFKLDENQHNVKERILCKDKKVYFAAQGPTVSSLYSLDSKTGTQLWKTDFKDDNIQYITEQDDNIWGYTRKGRLFQLDINNGEIAFEIKLTTLPISNLEFPIDDSVFYYCDAGLVQFDLKEKDENMTYMRTSIKEDVYSAFIKIIR, from the coding sequence ATGAAAAAAAAACTAATAACTCTTTTATTTGTATTTACTGTTGTAAATCTGTTCGGGCAAACGCCAACCGCAGCAACGTTGGGTAAGACCGATCCTTCAGACACTAAGAATGATAAGGTTTTTAATAAAGCGATAAACCCGCTTAAAAAAGTTCCGTTATACGAAAATTCGATTCTGATTCACGATTACGACGGTATTCTTTTTTCATTTGATTTAGATTCGGAACAAATTATCTGGACCGTAAAAGCCACGGATTCGCATGCTGAAATGTGTGCCAATAAAATAACACTGCTGGATGGAGTTCTATACGTTCCGTTTATAAACGGTGAAATTTTCGCTATTGACAACGAAACCGGAGCTATTTTTTGGAAATCAAGATTAGGTAATATTACAGATCAGGTTGTACTAAAAGATCAAACTCCGATTATAAATAATGGACAACTGTATATTACGGCTCAAAATCAAGACCAAAGCAGTAACATTTATGCACTTGATATAAAAAATGGCAGTTTAATATGGACCTATAAGTTTGATACCCCGAACAATGACATTCCGGTACTCTTTTTTGACAATAAAGTTTTCGCCCAAAGCGCGTCTAATTTTTATTGTTTTGATGCAAATACAGGAAAAGTTCTTTACCAAAAAACCTTCGAGAAAGCGGTGGACGGGAAACCTGTTACAGATGGCGAAAATGTCTTTACAGCAAATGAAGAAGGTATACTTTTTGCCCTAAGCCCTAATAAACCGGATGTATTATGGCAATTTAAACTGGATGAAAATCAGCATAATGTTAAAGAGCGCATCTTGTGCAAAGACAAAAAAGTATATTTTGCAGCTCAAGGCCCAACAGTTTCTTCTTTATACTCGTTAGATTCGAAAACAGGAACTCAGCTTTGGAAAACGGATTTTAAAGACGACAATATCCAATATATTACGGAGCAGGATGATAATATCTGGGGATATACCCGCAAGGGAAGACTTTTTCAATTAGACATCAATAATGGCGAAATAGCCTTCGAAATAAAATTAACCACCTTACCGATTTCAAATTTAGAATTCCCTATTGATGATTCCGTGTTTTATTATTGTGATGCCGGTTTGGTTCAATTTGATTTAAAAGAAAAAGACGAAAACATGACATACATGCGGACTTCGATTAAAGAAGATGTATACAGTGCTTTTATAAAAATAATTCGATAA
- a CDS encoding DUF6985 domain-containing protein yields MVKEITSKVIGILRQDQSLPDWWKSAEIEIPFFDNRRLIITFTDYEPELDPTFMEEADQALVNFMKLTVEDRKSISELAYKRCMAFLEAVEFDKADDYLRQIKNKDEIWNFIQPTEIYVVNELHKGKGVDVEVACQCDWEQEHGLQLLFKQGKKLSKIH; encoded by the coding sequence ATGGTTAAAGAAATTACATCCAAAGTAATTGGAATATTAAGACAAGACCAAAGTTTACCAGATTGGTGGAAAAGCGCCGAAATTGAGATTCCTTTCTTCGACAATCGTAGACTGATCATCACCTTTACGGATTATGAACCTGAACTTGATCCGACTTTTATGGAAGAGGCGGATCAAGCTTTGGTAAATTTTATGAAACTTACTGTGGAGGATCGGAAATCAATCTCGGAACTTGCTTACAAAAGGTGTATGGCTTTTTTAGAAGCTGTTGAATTTGACAAAGCTGATGATTATTTGAGGCAAATAAAAAACAAAGACGAAATCTGGAATTTTATACAACCAACAGAAATTTATGTTGTAAACGAGCTCCATAAAGGGAAAGGTGTTGATGTAGAAGTTGCCTGTCAATGTGATTGGGAACAAGAACATGGACTCCAACTTTTATTTAAACAAGGAAAAAAGCTATCCAAGATTCATTAA
- a CDS encoding toxin-antitoxin system YwqK family antitoxin — protein sequence MNKTLLTLVVISFTSFSFSQQIEKLDYCNCIDKIENNSPTYDGKYERICNEKTNTIGAFKNDFPDGEWISYNYKGGLISKINYSEGKLNGLLELYFMNGKVKFTGNFINGKKNGVWKYYNEKGIPVIDGEYEMDKPINIWTVKDKKGKKIVTQYNYANSEYILNEVEEKLKGSTLLGGVFLSYDLFIENAEVPIDFWDTYADLKYLAKYRIEENSSSTFILNEENEKSSKTTLKFSTTVQTNPESKLHKIEHNKLSKKLLYYTILEALSVLPPWIYKGEKEATIYIPYKVNVR from the coding sequence ATGAACAAAACACTTTTAACATTAGTAGTAATCTCATTCACAAGTTTTTCGTTTAGTCAACAAATAGAAAAACTTGATTATTGTAATTGTATAGACAAAATCGAAAATAACTCACCTACTTATGATGGGAAATATGAAAGAATTTGCAATGAGAAAACAAATACTATCGGTGCTTTTAAAAATGACTTTCCGGATGGAGAATGGATTTCATATAATTATAAAGGTGGACTAATTAGTAAAATAAATTATTCCGAAGGCAAACTTAATGGTTTGTTGGAATTATACTTTATGAATGGCAAAGTAAAATTTACTGGTAATTTTATAAATGGCAAAAAAAATGGAGTTTGGAAATATTATAATGAAAAAGGAATTCCAGTAATTGATGGTGAATATGAAATGGACAAACCTATTAATATATGGACTGTAAAAGATAAAAAAGGAAAAAAAATAGTAACACAATACAATTACGCAAATTCAGAATATATCTTAAACGAAGTTGAGGAAAAACTTAAAGGCTCAACACTTTTAGGAGGCGTATTTTTATCCTATGATTTATTTATAGAAAACGCCGAAGTTCCAATAGATTTTTGGGATACATATGCAGATTTAAAATATCTAGCAAAATATCGAATTGAAGAAAATAGCTCCAGTACATTTATTCTTAACGAAGAAAATGAAAAAAGTTCAAAAACTACACTTAAATTTAGTACTACTGTTCAAACCAATCCTGAAAGTAAACTACATAAAATTGAGCACAACAAACTATCTAAAAAATTACTTTATTATACAATATTAGAAGCTTTAAGTGTTTTGCCACCTTGGATTTATAAAGGTGAAAAAGAAGCAACAATTTACATTCCATATAAAGTAAATGTCAGGTAA
- a CDS encoding ABC transporter ATP-binding protein: MARYKENDLPKSKITATSLNKAKLIFKYAGKHQWKFYVGLFFLLLTGATALAFPKLMGMLVDCVKNKDNTETNKIALSLVAILFLQAFFSFFRLSLFINFTENTLATLRLSLYTNLVKLPMTFFSQKRVGELNSRISADITQIQDTLTSTIAEFLRQFILIIGGVILLATESFKLTLLMLSVVPLVAVAAVIFGRFIRKYSKQVQDQVAESQVIVEETMQGISIVKAFANEWYEIARYKGKINEVVKLAIKGGKYRGYFASFIIFCLFGAIVAVVWYGVRLSIAGEMSVGQLISFVLYSTFVGASFGGIAELYAQIQKAIGATERVFELLEETPEEINVEANGAHEKIKGNVAFNNVAFSYPSRKEIEVLKNVSFTAEFGQKIAIVGPSGAGKSTISSLLLRFYDISSGVITVDGKNIYDYDLENLRGNMSIVPQDVILFGGTIKENIAYGKPDATDEEIIQAAKQANAFNFVNGFPEKFETLVGERGVKLSGGQRQRIAIARALLKNPSILILDEATSSLDSESEKLVQEALEILMEGRTSIIIAHRLSTIRSADKILVLDNGKITEEGTHQELINLENGIYKNLSNLQFTHN; the protein is encoded by the coding sequence ATGGCCAGATATAAAGAAAATGATTTGCCAAAATCAAAGATTACCGCTACTTCTCTCAATAAAGCAAAACTAATATTCAAATACGCCGGAAAACACCAATGGAAATTCTATGTTGGTTTATTCTTCCTGTTGCTAACAGGAGCTACTGCCCTAGCCTTTCCTAAGTTAATGGGAATGTTAGTCGACTGCGTTAAAAACAAAGACAATACAGAAACCAATAAAATTGCTTTAAGCTTAGTTGCTATACTATTTCTTCAGGCCTTCTTTTCTTTCTTTAGATTGTCTTTATTTATCAATTTTACCGAAAATACGCTGGCAACCTTGCGTTTGTCTTTATATACCAATTTGGTTAAGTTGCCTATGACGTTCTTCTCTCAAAAAAGAGTTGGTGAACTTAACAGTCGTATCAGCGCTGATATTACGCAGATTCAAGACACGCTGACCAGTACGATAGCAGAATTTTTACGCCAGTTTATATTGATCATCGGAGGTGTGATTTTATTGGCTACAGAAAGTTTCAAGCTTACTTTGTTAATGCTTTCTGTTGTGCCCTTGGTGGCTGTTGCAGCCGTAATCTTCGGAAGATTTATTAGAAAATACTCCAAACAAGTGCAAGATCAGGTGGCCGAAAGCCAGGTTATTGTAGAAGAAACCATGCAAGGGATTAGTATCGTGAAAGCATTTGCTAACGAATGGTATGAAATTGCAAGATACAAAGGCAAAATAAACGAAGTGGTTAAACTGGCGATTAAAGGCGGTAAATACCGTGGTTACTTTGCTTCGTTTATTATATTCTGTTTGTTTGGTGCGATTGTAGCCGTAGTTTGGTACGGGGTACGATTGAGTATTGCGGGTGAAATGAGTGTCGGTCAATTGATTTCATTTGTGTTGTATTCTACTTTTGTAGGGGCGTCTTTTGGAGGAATAGCCGAATTATATGCTCAAATACAGAAAGCAATTGGTGCTACTGAAAGGGTTTTTGAATTATTAGAAGAAACACCGGAGGAAATAAACGTTGAAGCAAACGGGGCGCATGAGAAAATTAAAGGAAATGTAGCGTTTAACAATGTAGCATTTAGTTATCCTTCGCGCAAAGAAATAGAAGTGCTTAAGAATGTAAGTTTTACAGCAGAATTTGGTCAAAAAATAGCAATTGTAGGGCCAAGTGGTGCCGGAAAATCGACTATTTCATCTCTTTTACTGCGCTTTTACGATATTTCGTCAGGGGTAATTACCGTTGATGGAAAGAATATTTATGACTATGATCTGGAAAATCTACGTGGCAACATGAGTATCGTTCCGCAAGATGTGATTTTGTTTGGAGGAACGATTAAAGAAAATATCGCTTACGGTAAACCCGACGCTACGGACGAGGAAATTATTCAGGCGGCGAAACAAGCAAACGCATTCAACTTTGTGAATGGTTTTCCGGAGAAATTCGAAACTTTGGTTGGAGAACGTGGTGTAAAATTGTCCGGTGGTCAACGTCAGCGTATTGCCATTGCAAGGGCTTTGCTTAAAAATCCAAGTATACTGATTCTCGATGAAGCGACTTCTTCTTTGGACAGTGAAAGTGAAAAATTAGTTCAAGAAGCCTTAGAAATTCTAATGGAAGGAAGAACCAGTATTATTATCGCACACCGTCTGTCAACAATCAGAAGTGCCGATAAAATTTTGGTTTTAGACAACGGAAAAATTACCGAAGAAGGAACACATCAGGAACTGATAAATTTGGAGAATGGAATTTATAAAAACCTGAGTAACTTACAATTTACCCATAATTAG
- a CDS encoding OprO/OprP family phosphate-selective porin: MSQKELNLKIYFGVLLLSFCSITFSQEQKDSTKLMNVSYGSKGIQLETRDNKFLFQLQSRLQFRFATPYDQDPLTYDDFNQDNQTAFKINRARLKVGGHAFEPWLKYYWEYELSQSNLLDFRIMIEKWDWMSFKIGQWKTEFTRERFISSGEQQMVERSILNRPFTTDRQHGVEIYGHLKGKGIADFNYWVAALTGTGRGNTKNDDQNLMYFGRAQWNFLGRTLDFEGGDLEFHEKPTAIIALAGVTNRSPYTRFSQAGGGSLEGFEEEKPGQYRVNQYNIESAFMFRGFSWQSEWHHKNIIDRVNNNELTRLRGYYAQAGYFFHTIWPWVPKHLEMAGRHAVYRPDKNFKDNLQRESTVAFNYFFKGHKNKLTGEVSYFDFQDSSLQYTGGWRFRVQWDISL, from the coding sequence ATGAGTCAAAAAGAACTTAATTTGAAAATTTATTTTGGTGTCTTACTTTTATCTTTTTGCTCAATTACATTCTCTCAAGAGCAAAAGGACTCTACTAAACTAATGAATGTGAGTTATGGAAGTAAAGGAATTCAATTAGAGACCAGAGATAATAAATTCTTGTTTCAATTACAAAGCAGATTACAGTTTCGTTTTGCAACTCCATACGATCAGGACCCGTTAACGTATGATGATTTCAATCAGGACAATCAGACCGCCTTTAAAATAAACAGGGCAAGGCTAAAGGTCGGAGGTCATGCTTTTGAGCCGTGGTTGAAGTATTATTGGGAATACGAGCTAAGTCAGTCCAATTTGTTGGATTTTAGAATCATGATTGAAAAATGGGATTGGATGAGTTTTAAAATTGGTCAATGGAAAACGGAATTTACCCGCGAACGTTTTATTAGCAGTGGGGAACAACAAATGGTCGAACGCTCTATACTAAACCGCCCTTTTACCACAGACAGACAGCATGGAGTTGAAATTTATGGTCATCTAAAAGGAAAAGGCATAGCTGATTTTAATTATTGGGTAGCTGCTCTAACCGGAACCGGAAGAGGAAATACTAAAAACGACGACCAAAACCTAATGTACTTTGGAAGAGCACAGTGGAATTTCTTAGGCAGAACACTTGATTTCGAAGGAGGAGACTTAGAATTTCATGAAAAACCAACCGCTATTATAGCCTTGGCCGGAGTAACAAACAGAAGTCCGTATACTCGTTTTTCCCAAGCCGGTGGTGGCTCTTTGGAGGGGTTTGAAGAAGAAAAACCGGGTCAATACAGAGTTAATCAATACAATATAGAATCCGCATTCATGTTTCGTGGATTTTCCTGGCAAAGCGAATGGCATCACAAAAATATTATCGACAGGGTAAACAACAATGAATTAACCCGATTACGAGGGTATTATGCGCAAGCTGGCTACTTTTTTCATACCATTTGGCCTTGGGTTCCTAAACATTTAGAAATGGCAGGGAGACATGCGGTTTATCGTCCTGATAAAAATTTTAAAGACAACCTGCAAAGAGAATCTACGGTTGCTTTTAATTACTTTTTTAAGGGGCATAAAAACAAGCTCACCGGAGAGGTCTCCTACTTTGATTTCCAGGATTCTAGCCTGCAATATACCGGTGGTTGGCGCTTTAGAGTGCAATGGGATATTTCACTTTAA
- a CDS encoding proline dehydrogenase family protein has product MEKIFDNTQVAFSLKSDTELDRAYFLFKMIDSEPLVRIGTAVTNFAIKAHLPVEGLIRATVFDHFCGGINEDDCITVVDKMFTKGVSSVLDYSVEGKEEEEQFDAALEMTLKTIEFAKERLAIPFAVFKPTGLGRFELYEKLGEQQTLSPAEQAEWDRVVARFDKVCSEAHKKDVALLIDGEESWMQDAADDLVTDMMRKYNKEKAIVFNTLQMYRWDRLDYLKKLHDIAKKEGFFIGMKLVRGAYMEKENKRAEEKNYVSPICVSKEATDVNYDEAVHYMLEHLDTMSIFAGTHNELSSYKLMEMMQNKGIAKNDNRIWFGQLYGMSDNISYNLAENGYNVAKYLPFGPVKDVMPYLIRRAEENTSVAGQTSRELSMIKAERRRRKGK; this is encoded by the coding sequence ATGGAAAAAATATTCGATAACACTCAGGTTGCATTTTCGTTAAAAAGCGATACGGAACTTGACAGAGCTTATTTTCTTTTTAAAATGATCGACAGTGAACCCTTGGTGAGGATAGGAACGGCTGTTACTAATTTTGCTATTAAAGCACATTTGCCAGTAGAAGGATTAATCCGCGCAACTGTTTTTGACCATTTTTGTGGTGGTATCAACGAAGACGATTGTATTACTGTAGTAGACAAAATGTTTACCAAAGGCGTTTCATCTGTTTTAGATTATTCAGTTGAAGGAAAAGAAGAAGAAGAGCAGTTTGATGCTGCTTTAGAAATGACTTTAAAAACGATTGAATTTGCTAAAGAACGTTTAGCAATTCCGTTTGCGGTTTTTAAACCTACGGGCTTAGGTCGTTTTGAACTTTATGAAAAATTAGGAGAGCAACAAACCTTGTCTCCTGCAGAACAAGCAGAATGGGATAGAGTAGTAGCCCGTTTTGATAAAGTTTGCAGTGAAGCACACAAAAAAGATGTTGCGTTATTAATTGACGGTGAAGAAAGCTGGATGCAGGATGCTGCAGATGACTTGGTAACCGATATGATGCGTAAATACAATAAAGAGAAAGCAATTGTTTTCAATACTTTACAAATGTACCGTTGGGATCGTTTGGATTATTTGAAAAAATTGCATGATATTGCCAAAAAAGAAGGCTTTTTTATTGGAATGAAATTGGTTCGTGGCGCTTATATGGAAAAAGAAAATAAGAGAGCTGAAGAAAAGAATTACGTTTCTCCAATTTGTGTTTCTAAAGAAGCTACAGACGTTAACTATGATGAAGCAGTTCATTATATGTTAGAACATTTAGATACTATGTCCATTTTTGCAGGAACTCACAATGAATTGAGTTCTTATAAATTGATGGAAATGATGCAAAACAAAGGAATTGCCAAAAACGATAACAGAATCTGGTTTGGTCAATTGTACGGAATGAGTGATAATATCAGCTACAACTTAGCCGAAAACGGTTATAATGTTGCCAAATATTTGCCATTCGGTCCTGTAAAAGATGTTATGCCGTACTTGATTCGTCGTGCAGAAGAAAACACGTCTGTAGCAGGACAAACAAGTCGTGAATTATCTATGATTAAAGCAGAACGCAGACGTAGGAAAGGGAAATAG
- the aroB gene encoding 3-dehydroquinate synthase has protein sequence MQSIQANNYLVHFNQNAYEALNVHLRENKYSNLFIVVDNHTNEHCLSKFLPLLETDLTIEIIEFEAGEINKNIDTCIEIWNVLTELGADRKSLIINLGGGVVTDLGGFVASTFKRGVDFINIPTTLLSMVDASVGGKTGVDLGNLKNQIGVINVPQMVLIDTQYLETLSQSEMRSGLAEMLKHGLIYDAPYWRQFLDLKSIDYADFDELIYRSVEIKNEIVIQDPTEKNIRKALNFGHTLGHAIESYFLESETKKTLLHGEAIAVGMILESYISLQKELISATEYAEIKTAIQSIYDDVKFDDKDIDPILELLIHDKKNEYGTIQFALIEGIGKIKINQSVENKLILDAFEDYKS, from the coding sequence ATGCAATCCATTCAAGCCAATAATTATCTGGTACATTTTAATCAAAATGCATACGAAGCTCTAAATGTACACTTAAGAGAAAATAAATATTCAAACCTGTTTATTGTAGTCGATAATCATACAAATGAGCATTGTTTGTCTAAGTTTTTACCTTTACTTGAAACGGATTTAACTATTGAAATAATTGAATTTGAGGCAGGTGAAATCAATAAAAATATTGATACCTGTATCGAAATCTGGAATGTTTTGACGGAACTTGGTGCAGATAGAAAATCACTTATAATTAATCTTGGTGGTGGTGTTGTAACCGATTTAGGCGGGTTTGTAGCTTCTACATTTAAACGTGGAGTTGACTTTATTAATATACCGACTACCTTATTATCTATGGTGGATGCCTCTGTTGGAGGAAAAACCGGAGTTGATTTAGGGAATTTGAAAAACCAGATTGGTGTTATTAACGTACCTCAGATGGTATTAATTGACACGCAATATCTGGAAACTTTATCGCAAAGCGAAATGCGTTCCGGTTTGGCTGAGATGTTGAAACACGGTTTGATCTATGATGCTCCTTATTGGAGACAATTTTTAGACCTGAAATCAATTGATTATGCTGATTTTGATGAACTGATTTATCGTTCTGTTGAAATTAAGAACGAAATTGTAATTCAGGACCCAACAGAAAAGAATATTCGTAAAGCATTAAACTTTGGTCATACTTTAGGTCATGCTATTGAAAGCTACTTTTTAGAAAGTGAAACTAAAAAAACTTTATTGCACGGTGAAGCAATTGCAGTAGGAATGATACTGGAGAGTTATATTTCATTGCAAAAAGAATTGATTAGCGCTACAGAATATGCCGAAATCAAAACGGCTATTCAAAGTATATATGACGACGTGAAGTTTGATGATAAAGACATCGATCCGATCCTTGAATTGCTTATTCACGACAAAAAAAATGAGTACGGTACCATTCAATTTGCCTTGATTGAAGGAATAGGAAAAATAAAAATTAACCAATCCGTTGAAAATAAATTAATTCTAGACGCGTTTGAGGATTATAAATCTTAA